From Primulina tabacum isolate GXHZ01 chromosome 2, ASM2559414v2, whole genome shotgun sequence, one genomic window encodes:
- the LOC142537054 gene encoding agamous-like MADS-box protein FUL-L translates to MGRGRVQLKRIENKISRQVTFSKRRSGLLKKANEISVLCDAEVALIVFSSKGKLFEYSTDSSMERIIERYERRSYAENKLATVNQPEENWSADYPKLMARIEVLQRNMSNYMGEALDPLSFRELRSLEQQLDNALKRIRTKKNQLMNESISQLQKKERSLQDQNNLLKKKLKEEGKPERPVEVEGEPDSALALSAEPLIPPRALHIILPSLTIGGEPRQWTEEANQIQNSNSNTLIPPWLLRHVNQR, encoded by the exons ATGGGGAGAGGTAGGGTTCAGTTGAAGAGGATTGAAAACAAGATTAGCAGGCAAGTCACCTTCTCCAAGAGGAGGTCTGGTTTGCTTAAAAAGGCTAATGAGATTTCTGTTCTGTGTGATGCTGAGGTTGCTTTGATTGTTTTCTCCTCCAAAGGAAAGCTGTTTGAGTACTCTACTGATTCCAG CATGGAAAGAATTATCGAACGATACGAGAGACGCTCCTATGCTGAGAACAAACTTGCGACTGTAAATCAACCCGAG GAAAATTGGAGTGCCGATTATCCAAAACTCATGGCTCGGATAGAAGTTCTgcaaagaaacatgag CAACTACATGGGTGAAGCTTTAGACCCTCTTAGCTTTAGAGAGCTCCGGAGTTTGGAACAACAGCTTGACAATGCTCTCAAGCGTATACGTACAAAGAAG AACCAGCTGATGAACGAGTCCATTTCTCAGCTTCAAAAGAAG GAGAGATCTCTGCAAGATCAAAACAACTTACTCAAAAAGAAG CTGAAAGAAGAGGGGAAACCTGAAAGGCCAGTAGAGGTGGAAGGGGAACCAGATTCAGCTCTTGCTCTATCTGCAGAACCCTTGATTCCTCCTCGTGCATTGCATATAATTTTGCCTTCTCTCACCATCGG TGGCGAGCCCCGGCAGTGGACAGAAGAAGCAAATCAAATTCAGAATTCAAATTCCAACACCCTTATTCCGCCGTGGCTCCTCCGCCACGTGAACCAACGATAA
- the LOC142537049 gene encoding amino acid transporter AVT6A-like, with product MTTGSIKYTQEKRPRKSKQVVVDEKSPLLPTKHEEGSGFDEFNGASFSGSVFNLSTTIVGAGIMALPATMKQLGLILGIAMIIFMAFLTHASIEFLLRFSRTAKSASYGGLMGDAFGKYGRILIQICVLVNNIGVLVVYMIIIGDVLSGTTSGGVHHAGVLEGWFGEHWWNTRFSVLLITTLVIFAPLAGLKRIDSLRYTSTLSVALAVVFLVITVGITFLKLINGTVLMPRLLPNVTDVASFFNLFTAVPVLVTAYICHYNVHSIANELDDNTQIKSVVRTSLLLCSSVYIMTSIFGYLLFGEAILDDVLANFSTDLGIPFGSLLNDAVRVSYAAHLMLVFPIVFYPLRLNIDGLLFPSARPLVSDNSRFAVLSIGLIVVIFLGANFIPSIWDAFQFTGATAAVCIGFILPSAVTLRDRYGIATKKDKILSIFMIVLAIFSNLVAIYSDTYSLFKKNSPKRE from the exons atgACTACTGGAAGTATTAAGTACACGCAAGAAAAAAGGCCAAGAAAGAGCAAGCAAGTAGTTGTCGATGAGAAATCCCCATTGTTGCCCACTAAGCACGAGGAAGGGAGCGGGTTCGATGAATTTAATGGAGCTTCGTTTAGTGGGTCGGTGTTTAATCTGTCCACGACAATTGTGGGTGCTGGAATAATGGCATTACCTGCAACCATGAAGCAATTGGGACTCATTCTTGGAATTGCTATGATAATTTTTATGGCATTCTTGACACATGCCTCAATTGAGTTTTTGCTTAGGTTTAGCCGGACTGCAAAGTCTGCTTCTTATGGAGGACTTATGGGGGATGCTTTTGGAAAGTATGGCAGGATATTGATTCAGATCTGTGTGTTAGTCAACAACATTGGTGTGCTCGTTGTGTACATGATTATCATAG GTGATGTGCTTTCTGGAACAACATCCGGAGGAGTCCATCATGCTGGTGTTCTTGAAGGCTGGTTTGGAGAACACTGGTGGAATACTCGTTTTTCTGTTCTTCTTATCACCACCCTCGTCATATTTGCTCCATTGGCAGGCTTAAAGCGAATTG ATTCATTGAGATACACATCTACTCTATCAGTTGCACTGGCCGTTGTATTTCTTGTCATTACTGTGGGGATTACGTTCTTGAAGTTGATAAATGGAACTGTTCTGATGCCTAGATTGCTTCCCAATGTCACCGATGTTGCTTCATTCTTCAACCTCTTCACTGCAGTTCCTGTTCTTGTCACCGCGTACATATGCCATTACAATG TACATTCAATAGCCAACGAGCTTGATGATAACACACAGATAAAGTCGGTTGTTAGAACCTCCCTTCTCCTTTGCTCAAGTGTGTATATAATGACTAGCATCTTCGGGTACCTCCTATTTGGTGAAGCAATACTTGATGATGTTCTTGCCAACTTCTCAACGGATCTTGGCATTCCATTTGGATCACTACTCAACGATGCTGTCCGTGTTAGCTATGCAGCCCATTTGATGCTTGTTTTTCCCATTGTTTTTTATCCCCTGAGGCTAAACATAGACGGGCTCCTATTTCCATCCGCTAGGCCATTGGTTTCAGACAACTCCAGGTTTGCGGTGCTCAGTATTGGGCTCATTGTTGTCATCTTTTTGGGTGCAAACTTCATACCAAGCATTTGGGACGCCTTCCAGTTCACTGGAGCTACAGCTGCTGTTTGCATTGGTTTCATACTTCCGTCTGCGGTGACACTCCG GGACCGGTATGGCATAGCCACGAAGAAGGACAAGATCTTATCTATATTCATGATTGTCTTAGCCATCTTCTCTAATCTGGTGGCGATATACAGCGACACCTATTCATTATTCAAGAAGAATTCACCAAAACGTGAATAA
- the LOC142537055 gene encoding agamous-like MADS-box protein MADS2 isoform X1: MGRGRVELKRIENKINRQVTFAKRRNGLLKKAYELSVLCDAEVALIIFSNRGKLYEFCSSSNMLKTLEKYRNCSYGSLEVNHSAKNIIEHGSYNEYLKLKSEYESLQQYQRHLLGDDLAPLSMNDLEHIEHQLETSLKHIRSTRAQGMVDQLSDLQAKEKSMLEANKALERKVRVPIFFMQLEEIHAVSEHFQRSSWVQGGGQHAQPQGIFQPLHSSLSLHNGYNYDGASSRQITAATDVGGMIPGWLL, translated from the exons ATGGGGAGGGGGAGAGTGGAGCTGAAAAGAATAGAGAACAAGATTAATAGGCAGGTGACATTTGCAAAAAGGAGAAATGGTTTGCTCAAAAAAGCTTACGAGCTCTCTGTTCTGTGTGATGCTGAGGTTGCTCTCATTATCTTCTCTAATCGTGGCAAGCTCTATGAATTCTGCAGCTCCTCCAA CATGCTCAAGACTCTTGAAAAGTATCGAAACTGCAGTTATGGTTCCTTAGAAGTGAATCATTCAGCCAAGAACATTATTGAG CATGGAAGCTACAATGAATATCTAAAACTAAAATCTGAATACGAGTCACTCCAACAATACCAAAG GCATCTTCTTGGAGATGATTTGGCTCCTCTCAGCATGAATGACCTTGAGCACATTGAGCATCAACTGGAGACATCATTGAAACATATAAGGTCCACAAGG GCTCAAGGTATGGTTGATCAGCTTTCTGATCTTCAAGCAAAG GAGAAGTCGATGCTTGAGGCCAACAAGGCTTTAGAAAGAAAGGTTAGGGTGCCAATTTTTTTCATGCAG CTCGAAGAGATACATGCGGTGAGCGAACATTTTCAGCGATCGTCTTGGGTCCAAGGTGGGGGACAACATGCTCAACCTCAAGGAATTTTTCAACCTCTTCATTCCAGTTTATCTCTCCATAATGG GTATAATTATGATGGTGCGAGTTCCAGGCAAATAACTGCAGCGACTGATGTTGGCGGAATGATCCCCGGTTGGCTGCTATGA
- the LOC142537051 gene encoding biogenesis of lysosome-related organelles complex 1 subunit 2-like, producing the protein MASRKEMEQDHLAESLDDLFTSVSNMIKGELQGTNDILELLEKMNIRVAEEYTGFGDVASGLRVYVEQLKSKSNGFDEYVQQIDSIEQQVTEFEAVVSTLDKYVSLLETKMKSIYQIPPS; encoded by the exons ATGGCTTCTAGGAAGGAGATGGAGCAAGATCATCTGGCCGAGTCCCTCGATGATCTCTTCACCAGTGTCTCTAATATGATCAAAGGCGAGCTTCAG GGAACAAACGACATACTCGAACTTTTGGAGAAAATGAATATAAGGGTCGCGGAAGAATACACAGGCTTTGGCGATGTGGCTTCTGGTTTAAGAGTATACGTGGAGCAACTGAAGTCCAAAAGCAACGGCTTTGACGAATATGTTCAACAGATCGATTCGATAGAGCAACAAGTCACCGAGTTTGAAGCTGTAGTTTCCACGCTTGATAAATACGTTTCCCTGTTAGAAACAAAGATGAAATCTATCTACCAGATTCCACCTTCATAG
- the LOC142537052 gene encoding E3 ubiquitin-protein ligase At3g02290-like, whose product MGAACCCLRDDFHNPNSSLYRNCVCLRCFVQNFLLVYASLFHRGDEHTIPSSSQATGSLSSVASLDNSLADIYRSPPRPLPYDADPRYFRLQRDGLVSRREKGSSHSHDQETEPLRTSEVDEEAESMSKKNKWNEFTCEDGSKDYNSKLSLKLSTGKTTSGFAHIYTTSDDEDVCPTCLEEYTKENPKIMTSCSHHFHLGCIYEWMERSDNCPVCGTVMAFDESP is encoded by the exons ATGGGCGCTGCTTGTTGCTGTTTGCGAGATGATTTCCATAATCCAAACAGCTCTCTTTATAGGAACTGTGTATGCCTTCGTTGCTTTGTTCAGAACTTCTTACTTGTG TATGCCTCACTGTTTCATAGAGGAGATGAACATACTATACCTTCATCCTCTCAGGCGACTGGCTCTTTAAGTTCTGTGGCATCACTTGATAACTCTTTAGCTGATATTTATCGTTCTCCTCCAAGACCTTTACCATATGACGCAGATCCAAGATACTTCCGGTTGCAGCGTGATGGACTAGTCTCCCGAAGGGAAAAAGGCTCGAGCCATTCGCATGATCAGGAAACCGAACCACTAAGAACAAGTGAAGTTGATGAAGAGGCTGAGTCCATGAGTAAAAAGAATAAATGGAATGAATTTACATGTGAAGATGGATCAAAGGACTATAATTCAAAATTATCACTGAAGCTCTCAACAGGCAAAACAACAAGTGGATTTGCTCATATTTATACTACTTCAGATGATGAAGATGTCTGTCCAACATGTCTTGAAG AATATACAAAAGAGAACCCAAAGATAATGACAAGTTGTTCTCACCATTTTCATCTTGGCTGTATATATGAGTGGATGGAAAGAAGCGACAACTGCCCAGTTTGTGGCACG GTAATGGCATTTGATGAGTCGCCGTAG
- the LOC142537055 gene encoding agamous-like MADS-box protein MADS2 isoform X2: MGRGRVELKRIENKINRQVTFAKRRNGLLKKAYELSVLCDAEVALIIFSNRGKLYEFCSSSNMLKTLEKYRNCSYGSLEVNHSAKNIIEHGSYNEYLKLKSEYESLQQYQRHLLGDDLAPLSMNDLEHIEHQLETSLKHIRSTRAQGMVDQLSDLQAKEKSMLEANKALERKLEEIHAVSEHFQRSSWVQGGGQHAQPQGIFQPLHSSLSLHNGYNYDGASSRQITAATDVGGMIPGWLL, from the exons ATGGGGAGGGGGAGAGTGGAGCTGAAAAGAATAGAGAACAAGATTAATAGGCAGGTGACATTTGCAAAAAGGAGAAATGGTTTGCTCAAAAAAGCTTACGAGCTCTCTGTTCTGTGTGATGCTGAGGTTGCTCTCATTATCTTCTCTAATCGTGGCAAGCTCTATGAATTCTGCAGCTCCTCCAA CATGCTCAAGACTCTTGAAAAGTATCGAAACTGCAGTTATGGTTCCTTAGAAGTGAATCATTCAGCCAAGAACATTATTGAG CATGGAAGCTACAATGAATATCTAAAACTAAAATCTGAATACGAGTCACTCCAACAATACCAAAG GCATCTTCTTGGAGATGATTTGGCTCCTCTCAGCATGAATGACCTTGAGCACATTGAGCATCAACTGGAGACATCATTGAAACATATAAGGTCCACAAGG GCTCAAGGTATGGTTGATCAGCTTTCTGATCTTCAAGCAAAG GAGAAGTCGATGCTTGAGGCCAACAAGGCTTTAGAAAGAAAG CTCGAAGAGATACATGCGGTGAGCGAACATTTTCAGCGATCGTCTTGGGTCCAAGGTGGGGGACAACATGCTCAACCTCAAGGAATTTTTCAACCTCTTCATTCCAGTTTATCTCTCCATAATGG GTATAATTATGATGGTGCGAGTTCCAGGCAAATAACTGCAGCGACTGATGTTGGCGGAATGATCCCCGGTTGGCTGCTATGA
- the LOC142537053 gene encoding uncharacterized protein LOC142537053: protein MRSSYLQHTFRIARIPRSISMASVGSSSNGKKLIKIDISADTVCPWCFVGKKSLDKAIGLSNDSYNFEIKWHPFLLMPSAPKEGVNKKEFYRNKFGSRAEQIEARMSEIFKGLGMDYDMSGLTGNSFDSHRVLYFAGQQGLDKQHKLAEELGSGYFTRGKYIGDRDFLVESAKKVGVEGAAEFLEDPNNGIKEVNEDLKRYSSNISGVPHFVINGKHQLSGGQPPEAFLKLFQLAAKESS, encoded by the exons ATGCGTTCGAGCTACCTGCAGCATACATTCCGAATTGCTCGTATTCCCAG ATCGATCTCCATGGCCTCAGTTGGTAGCAGCAGCAACGGAAAGAAACTTATTAAAATTGATATTAGTGCCGATACTGTGTGCCCATGGTGCTTTGTGGGGAAAAAGAGTCTTGACAAAGCTATAGGTTTATCCAATGATAGCTACAATTTTGAG ATCAAGTGGCATCCCTTCTTACTTATGCCATCTGCACCCAAGGAAGGCGTCAATAAGAAGGAATTTTACCGCAATAAGTTTGGGTCTCGAGCTGAACAGATCGAAGCTCGGATGTCGGAG ATTTTCAAGGGGCTTGGAATGGACTATGACATGTCTGGACTTAC GGGAAATTCTTTCGATAGCCATAGGGTACTGTATTTTGCTGGACAACAAGGGCTTGATAAACAACATAAACTCGCAGAGGAACTTGGCAGTGGCTATTTCACTCGTGGAAAGTACATTGGCGACAG GGACTTTCTCGTAGAGTCTGCTAAAAAGGTTGGAGTTGAAGGCGCAGCCGAGTTTCTTGAAGATCCCAACAATGGAATCAAGGAG GTTAATGAAGATTTGAAGCGCTACTCGTCCAATATAAGCGGTGTTCCACATTTTGTT ATAAACGGCAAGCACCAGTTGAGCGGCGGCCAACCGCCGGAGGCCTTCCTCAAGCTTTTTCAATTGGCTGCAAAGGAGAGCTCCTAG
- the LOC142538093 gene encoding scarecrow-like protein 3 has protein sequence MSSSLPPQKPDVTLSLSLRPTSSGGLKPEEGDVKLIQLLLTCASHASSGNLHHADACLRQISRLASINGDSMQRLAVRFASALAVRLVKRWPGLYKSLNINGAASASCDIVRAREIFERTFPCIEFAYAVINRVLFQAMSREHVIHVIDLGSGNPKLWVAFIRGLHELSDEFDHGPPHLKITCIGKDKEAQERLRAVLVKEAEVLSMPFQFNPVMVDIRDLKMDMLKIEPGEALALISILSLHVLLAEDDRVESHFGLSKNDQIKDTKRLNEFLEMVKSMSPKVVLLVEQESNHNSNRLVDRFVEGLHYYSAIFDSIDVAFGGFSRKDRTTLEEMFGKEIENIVSCEGMEREERHERFRQWAVRFGKVGIRPIRLWSENMDEALKVVEDYGPSGFKVISEKGSLMICWHDRPIYAVSSWNCFRFLANNDG, from the coding sequence ATGAGTTCCTCACTTCCACCTCAAAAACCAGACGTAACACTTTCCCTAAGCTTACGACCCACTTCCAGTGGTGGATTGAAGCCCGAAGAAGGAGATGTGAAGCTTATTCAGCTATTGCTAACCTGCGCCAGCCATGCCTCCTCAGGGAATCTACACCACGCCGACGCCTGTCTCCGCCAGATCTCTCGTCTGGCCTCCATCAACGGAGACTCTATGCAGCGGCTCGCCGTCCGGTTCGCCTCTGCGCTGGCTGTACGCCTCGTCAAGCGATGGCCAGGATTGTACAAGTCCCTGAACATTAATGGTGCTGCCTCGGCTTCTTGTGACATTGTTCGGGCTCGGGAAATCTTTGAAAGGACCTTCCCATGCATCGAGTTTGCGTATGCTGTAATCAACCGAGTCTTGTTTCAAGCCATGTCGCGTGAACACGTGATCCATGTTATAGATTTGGGTTCCGGGAACCCGAAGTTGTGGGTCGCTTTTATTCGAGGATTACATGAATTGTCCGACGAGTTCGATCACGGGCCTCCGCATCTGAAGATAACATGTATTGGGAAAGACAAAGAAGCACAAGAAAGACTTCGGGCAGTCCTTGTGAAGGAGGCCGAGGTTTTAAGCATGCCCTTTCAATTTAACCCTGTGATGGTTGACATCAGAGATTTAAAAATGGACATGCTTAAGATCGAACCCGGTGAAGCATTAGCTTTGATTTCAATCTTGAGTCTCCACGTCCTATTAGCCGAGGACGACCGAGTTGAATCGCATTTCGGGCTCAGTAAAAATGATCAGATCAAAGATACTAAGCGTCTCAACGAGTTCCTCGAAATGGTCAAGTCCATGTCCCCTAAGGTGGTGCTACTAGTCGAGCAGGAGTCGAATCATAATTCGAATCGTTTGGTGGACCGTTTCGTAGAAGGATTACATTACTATAGCGCGATATTCGACTCCATTGACGTAGCTTTCGGCGGATTTTCGCGCAAGGATCGTACAACGTTGGAGGAAATGTTTGGAAAAGAGATTGAGAATATCGTGTCTTGTGAAGGAATGGAGAGGGAAGAAAGGCACGAAAGATTTCGTCAATGGGCCGTGAGATTTGGGAAAGTGGGCATTCGGCCCATTAGATTGTGGTCTGAAAATATGGATGAGGCCCTTAAAGTGGTGGAGGATTATGGGCCTAGTGGGTTTAAGGTCATTAGTGAGAAAGGAAGTTTGATGATATGTTGGCATGATAGGCCCATTTATGCTGTCTCCTCGTGGAATTGCTTTAGGTTTCTCGCTAATAACGACGGTTGA